A single window of Pontibacillus chungwhensis DNA harbors:
- the ndoA gene encoding type II toxin-antitoxin system endoribonuclease NdoA, which translates to MIVKRGDVYFADLSPVVGSEQGGVRPVLILQNDIGNRFSPTVIVAAITAQIQKAKLPTHVEIDAERYGFERDSVILLEQIRTIDKQRLTDKITHLDEAMMSRVDEALQISLGLIDF; encoded by the coding sequence TTGATCGTAAAAAGAGGCGACGTTTACTTTGCTGACCTTTCCCCGGTCGTTGGCTCAGAACAGGGAGGCGTCCGCCCAGTCCTCATCCTTCAAAATGATATTGGTAATCGCTTCAGCCCCACAGTCATTGTGGCGGCTATTACTGCGCAAATACAAAAAGCAAAATTACCCACACACGTAGAAATTGATGCTGAACGATATGGATTCGAGCGAGACTCTGTCATATTGTTAGAGCAGATCCGTACAATTGATAAGCAAAGACTTACAGACAAAATTACCCATCTAGATGAAGCTATGATGAGCAGGGTTGATGAAGCATTACAAATCAGTTTAGGGCTCATTGACTTTTAA
- a CDS encoding antitoxin, with product MVQLENGDRSDFIYQATKMYLRERKKRHIRESMRQGYMEMAKINLNIASEAFQAEEEAETTCERLVSGV from the coding sequence ATGGTACAACTCGAAAATGGTGATCGGAGCGATTTTATTTACCAGGCAACGAAAATGTATTTGCGGGAGCGTAAAAAACGCCACATTCGTGAGTCGATGCGTCAGGGCTACATGGAAATGGCAAAGATCAATCTAAACATTGCTTCAGAAGCTTTTCAAGCTGAAGAGGAGGCAGAAACTACCTGCGAACGCCTAGTGAGCGGGGTGTAA
- a CDS encoding RsbT co-antagonist protein RsbRA yields MEANLKEIVLNNSNDIVKMWLDEVEKHRKHDYTSTISDELFESTNREFVNVIFTSLEKQGATNDIEGFAERLINLGWPLSYLTDGMQAFRRVTINYILGQSTKVDTQYFSEVLAKVDEWVDPVINQLVNEYSGSWENIVSLQKVALQELSAPLIPVMENITVMPLIGTIDTERAKLIMENLLDGVIKHHADVVLIDITGVPVVDTMVAHHIIQAAEAVRLIGSTCILVGIRPEIAQTIVNLGIDLSKFPTKSSLKKGFESALELTNRRIEDIQSKNNEIEELVDSLDRE; encoded by the coding sequence ATGGAAGCGAATTTGAAGGAAATAGTACTTAACAATAGTAATGATATTGTTAAAATGTGGCTTGATGAGGTGGAGAAACACCGGAAACACGACTACACCTCAACGATCTCAGATGAATTATTTGAGAGTACAAATAGAGAGTTTGTAAACGTTATTTTTACAAGTCTTGAGAAACAGGGCGCAACAAATGACATAGAAGGTTTTGCAGAACGCTTAATCAATCTTGGCTGGCCCTTGAGTTATTTAACAGATGGAATGCAAGCCTTTAGGCGTGTAACCATTAACTATATTCTAGGACAATCTACGAAAGTTGATACTCAATACTTCTCTGAGGTGTTGGCGAAAGTGGATGAGTGGGTCGACCCCGTTATTAACCAACTCGTGAACGAATACTCTGGTAGTTGGGAAAACATTGTCTCCCTACAAAAAGTTGCTCTTCAAGAATTATCAGCTCCGCTAATCCCCGTTATGGAAAATATCACAGTCATGCCCCTAATTGGGACGATCGATACGGAACGAGCTAAATTAATTATGGAGAACCTATTAGATGGTGTGATCAAGCATCATGCTGATGTGGTGTTAATTGATATCACGGGTGTTCCAGTAGTGGATACAATGGTTGCCCATCATATTATACAAGCAGCTGAAGCGGTTCGTTTAATCGGTTCCACTTGTATATTAGTTGGGATCCGGCCTGAGATTGCTCAAACGATCGTGAACCTGGGTATCGATCTGAGTAAGTTTCCGACGAAGAGTTCCTTGAAGAAAGGATTCGAATCAGCATTAGAGCTAACAAACAGACGAATAGAAGATATTCAAAGCAAGAACAACGAAATAGAAGAGTTAGTAGACTCTTTGGATAGGGAGTGA
- the alr gene encoding alanine racemase — protein sequence MTHYYRDSWVEVQLDAIQENIQNVKRQLPTQTKVYAVVKANAYGHGDVQVAKAALDGGASGLAVALLDEAIRLREAGFTAPILVMGWVRPEDAHVAAQKDITVTVFQADWLRRVKSMSLHGNLSFHIKLDTGMGRIGVRDEEELTELLHECEAEGLRLKGVFTHFATADEEETRYVKEQEQRFERLMETFTSVWKGPVEVHTGNSALSMRFPEKMNHIVRFGISMYGLYPSKEVKALKPIELSPSFSLHSKLVHIKKVSPGESISYGATYTTSEEEWIGTIPIGYADGWIRKLQGMEVLINGKRMPIIGRICMDQCMVKLDDAYEVGTQVTLIGKQREEEIEVDEVADYLDTINYEIPCMISERVPRIYYQKGEVKAVWNGIAFSHEKG from the coding sequence GTGACGCACTATTATAGGGATTCCTGGGTAGAGGTTCAGCTTGATGCCATTCAAGAGAATATCCAGAATGTTAAACGACAATTACCGACACAGACGAAAGTGTATGCCGTTGTAAAAGCAAATGCATATGGTCACGGGGATGTACAAGTCGCGAAAGCAGCTTTAGATGGAGGGGCAAGTGGTTTGGCCGTTGCCTTATTAGATGAGGCTATCCGTTTAAGAGAAGCTGGTTTCACAGCACCGATTCTTGTAATGGGTTGGGTGAGACCGGAAGATGCACACGTGGCAGCCCAAAAGGATATTACCGTTACCGTATTTCAAGCCGATTGGTTGCGTAGGGTAAAAAGCATGAGTCTTCATGGAAATCTGAGTTTCCATATTAAGCTCGATACAGGAATGGGGCGCATAGGGGTTCGTGACGAAGAGGAATTAACAGAGCTGCTGCATGAGTGTGAAGCTGAAGGTCTTCGGTTGAAAGGTGTGTTTACCCATTTCGCAACGGCTGATGAAGAAGAGACTCGCTATGTAAAAGAGCAGGAACAACGATTTGAAAGGTTAATGGAAACATTCACTTCAGTGTGGAAGGGCCCTGTTGAAGTTCATACAGGAAACAGTGCGCTCTCTATGCGATTTCCAGAAAAGATGAATCACATCGTTCGATTCGGCATAAGTATGTATGGGTTATACCCCTCCAAAGAAGTAAAGGCTTTAAAGCCAATTGAATTATCCCCATCTTTTTCTCTCCATAGTAAACTGGTACACATTAAGAAGGTCTCTCCTGGAGAGTCCATTAGTTATGGTGCGACCTACACGACTTCAGAGGAGGAGTGGATTGGAACGATCCCGATCGGTTATGCTGATGGATGGATTCGAAAACTTCAAGGTATGGAAGTGCTTATAAATGGGAAGCGTATGCCTATTATAGGTCGTATTTGTATGGACCAATGCATGGTGAAGCTTGATGATGCTTATGAAGTGGGGACGCAGGTGACGTTAATTGGGAAACAAAGGGAAGAAGAAATTGAGGTTGATGAGGTAGCCGATTACCTTGATACGATTAATTATGAAATACCTTGTATGATTAGTGAACGTGTCCCGAGGATTTACTATCAAAAAGGGGAAGTAAAAGCCGTCTGGAATGGGATAGCGTTTTCACATGAGAAGGGATGA